The following DNA comes from Mucilaginibacter jinjuensis.
GAAGCGTTGAAATCTGAGATCCTTGAATTTGTGCCTAAGCGTATGAAGACAAAGAAGAAAAAGGAACTCATCGAGATCTAACTCTATAGAAAACATTCTGTATTCTTTTTGAATTTTTGGCAATATGTAACTATTTGTGGGTGCGTATTGTTTAGATTTAGTCTAAATAGTTTGGATAATTAAACTGTATATTCTACATTTGCGCCATTCTTTATAATTAGTCTAAATAATATTATGGTTCAACTATCCACAAAATCCTATCATTTCTTAATATATCTCTTAGCCATAGTGCTTTGCTTTGCCACTGGTTTTAGCTACGCACAAACAGCTAAAGGCACTGTAAAAGGTAAAGTATTTAACGCCGAAGGCAAACCTGCCGATAACGTAACTGTAACTCTAAAATCAACCAACTCGGCCACTGTTACAGGCGAAGACGGTATCTTCTCGTTAAAAGCAGCAGCGGGTACATATAAATTAGTGATATCTCACGTGGGTATGCTAACCAAAGAAATTGATGTAAACGTTACTGCCGGTAAAACAACAGTGGTTAACGATCTCACTATTGACTTAAATAGCAGCGGTTTGCAGGAAGTAACCGTAAATGGCAGTAAGGTGAACCGCTTTAAAAGAAAGCTAAGTACCGATGTGGCCAAGATGCCTTTGAATAATCTTGAAAATGCACAATCCTATACTTCTATCAGTCGCGAGCTGTTAACCGAGCAAAACATCTTCACTGCCGATGATGCGGTTAAAAACGTATCTGGTCTGCAAAAAATGTGGGATGCAACTGGTCGTGGTGGCGATGGTGGTGCATACTATACCTTACGCGGTTTTGTGGTACAAACCCAATTGCGTAACGGTGTTGCCGGTAACGTAACCAACGCTATTGATGCTATTAACCTCGATCGTATTGAGGTAATTAAAGGCCCGTCTGCTACCTTATTTGGTAGTTCATTAACATCTTACGGTGGTTTAATTAACCGTGTTACCAAACAGCCTTTTGAAGGTACTGCCGGCGAGGTTACTTATACAGGTGGCAGCTATGGCTTAAACCGTGTAAGCGCTGATGTAAATACACCATTAGATCCGCAAAAGAAAGTGTTGTTCCGTTTAAATACGGCTTACACAGATCAAAATAGTTTTCAGGATAATGGCTTCAGCAAAAATGTAGCTATTGCACCAAGCTTGTTATACAAAGTAAACGACAGATTAACCATTGAAGCAGAAGCCGAATTGTTTTATGGCCGTAATGCTTTAAACACCATCTACTTCTTCCCATACCAAAACACAATTGCACAATTAGGTGCTAGCCGTGCCGATGAATTAGGTATCGATTACAAACGTTCTTACTTCGATAAAAGCTTAACACAACGTACCAGAAGCGCAAACTATCTGGGCCAGGTAAACTACAAAATCTCTAAAGAATGGACTTCACAAACCAATTTTAGCTCTGTAAACAGCTTCTCTAATGGTTATGGCCCATATTTCTATTTGTTGCCAAATAAGCAGATCTCACGCGAAGATCAATCTACCCAAAACAGCAAAGCAACTACAACTGAGATTCAGCAAAATTTCAATGGCGACTTCAAGATCGGTAAAATGAGAAACCGCATCGTAGTCGGTTTAGATTATCTGAACGTTAACTCAAACCAGCTTTTCTTAAGTACTGCTTATGATATTGCTCCATTACAAAGCAGTACCTTCAACTATAATACCTTTAATACAGCTACGCTGGGTGCGGTTTATGCAGGTGGTGGTGCAAGTAAATATCCTTACATGTATAGCTCGAGCACATATAGTTCTTATGTATCTGATGTGTTAAACATCACTGATCGTTTAATTGCTTCTGCTGCTTTACGTATAGACAGATTTGATTTTGATGGTAATAAAGATGCCACAACCGGTGCTAAAACCGGCGCGTATAAGCAAACAGCATACTCTCCAAAATTTGGTTTAATTTACCAGGTTGTTAAAGATCATGTATCATTATTTAGCAACTACCAAAACGGCTTCACTAACAAACCAGGCGTTGATTTTAACAGCAATCCATTTAAACCAGAGCATGCCAACCAAATTGAGGGTGGTGTTAAACTGGATGTGTTTGATGGTAAGTTAAGCAGTACGTTAAGCTACTACGATATTAAGGTAGATAACATTTTACGTACCGACCTTGCACATCCAAACTTCCAAATCCAAAGTGGTACACAAGTAAGTAAAGGTTTCGAGGCCGAAGTTATTGCCAACCCGGTAACCGGCGTAAACGTGGTGGCAGGTTTTGCTTACAATGATTCGAAATACAAAAACGTTAGCGACGATGTTGATGGCCTGCGCCCGGGTACTGCAGGTTCGCCATATACGGCTAACTTATGGGTAAGCTACCGTTTCCAGGCAGCTAAGATCAAAGGCTTAGGTGTAGGTTTTGGTGGTAACTACGCAAGCGATAACAAAGTAGTTAACAGCGTGAGCCAGGGTGTATTTATCTTACCTCAATACACTATCCTTAACTCAACTGTATTTTACGATAAAGGTGTTTACCGCATTGGTTTATCATGCAATAACTTAACCAATAAAGAATACTATACAGGTTATTCATCTGTTAACCCACAAATGTTAAGACAATATTTAGCGAGCTTTGCATTTCGCTTTTAAATAATGACTGTATTTAAAAAGACCATACTCTTTTTGCATCGCTGGCTCGGTTTCATCACCGGGCTGGTGGTGTTTATAGTGAGTGTTACCGGCTGTATTTATTGCTTTCAGGACGAGATACAGGATGCTTTATACAGCTATCGACATGTAGAGGCAAGCGCGAAACCATACCTTACACCTTCGGTTTTAAAGCAAAAGGCACTTAGTAAATATCCCGGCGCAACTGCCAATTATATTTACTACTATGGCAAAACGCGCCCCGCGGCTGTATTGGTAAATAGTAAAAAAGATGGCTTTCTGGCTGCTTATTATAACCCTTATACCGGCGAATATTTACACTCAGAGATCTACGCCAAAAACTTCTTTGTAATTGTCGAGTACATTCACCTTTACCTGTTACTGCCACCCAAGATAGGTGGAATGATAGTAGGGATTTCGGTATTGATATTTGTGGCAATCATGATTACCGGGATTATCCTCTGGTGGCCTAAACGCAAATCTGACCGCAAACGTAGCTTCACCATAAAATGGGGTGCCAAATGGCGACGTGTCAATTACGACCTGCACAATGTATTAGGTTTTTATTCTACCGCGATTGCCATTATCCTCGCCATAACTGGCGTATCCATGACTTTTGATTGGGTACGTGAAGGGATTTACCGCGCAGGTAACCTGGGTAAAGGCTATGCGATAGAGAAAACTTTCCCTAAGTCAGATTCGCTCAACAAAGCAAAGGCTGTAAATTATCCGGTGATTGACCATGCGCTTTTATATGCTCAGGAACATTCGGCCACGGCACAAATGTTTTTGGTGAATGATGATCAATCCGCTGCAGGTACGGTTGGTATAACAGCTTACCCACAATCGATGCATTTCGATCATACCGATAACTACTACTTCGAGCGTTATACCGGCAAGCTCTTACTGGTAACTCCCAATGCGAAGAAGAGCATAGGCATGAAATTGAATGATATGAACTACGATGTTCACGTAGGGCAGATACTGGGCCTCACCGGTAAGATCATCGCTTTTCTGGCCAGCCTGATTTGTGCCACCTTACCTATCACCGGTTTTATTATCTGGCTGGGTAAGCGTAAAAAGCCTAAAACTAAAAAGGTAAGGCATGCTATCGATAGGCGGACGAAGCACCACCTGGCATAACAGCTAATTCTCTGCTGATTGTATTATTTTCAATAGCTTTTATGATCTAATGCCTTTGTGAGTATCTTCGGAACTTCGCAGAGGCATTTTTATGGAAAATAAGATCTTCAAAATAGCTGTAGTAGGTCCCGAATCAACAGGTAAATCAACCATGTCTAAATACCTGGCCGATTACTTTAATACCGTTTGGGTGCCCGAGTTTGCCCGCGGCTATTGCGAAAACCTGACCGGCGATTATACCTGGCAGGATGAGATCAATATGTTTTACGGCCAGCTGCAACTGGAGAAAGAACTGGAACCTCAAGCCAACAAACTTCTTATTTGCGATACCACATTTATCACCGTCAAGATCTGGAGCGATCAGCTCTTTGGTAAATCGCCACAGGAAGTGCTGGACGAACTGCCCAAACACCCCTACGATTTATACTTACTTTTAAACATCGACCTGGCTTGGGAAGATGATCCATTGCGCGATTTCCCCAACATGCGCGAACATTTTATGGATGTTTGGCACAAAGAGCTACAAGCCTTAAATGCCCGCTACGTCGTTATTTCGGGCACAGGAGCCGATCGTTACGCTAATGCAGTTAGCGCCGTTGGAGATTTTCTCAATTCTTTTCGTTAATTTTTAGCTTTCGTGCAACGTTGGTAAAAACGTTGCGTCTCTTATACTCGAAAGCTAATCACATTGGAAGCCGTTTACATAGACAAACATTACAGCCTGGTGGCTGAGTGTAAGCAGGGAAGTAAAAAAGCCTGCTACGAGCTTTACCGTTTATACTCGAAAGCTATGCTTAATGTGGCCTACCGGATAGTGGGCAATATTGAGGAGGCTGAAGATGTATTGCAGGAATCGTTCGTAGATGCTTTTAACAAACTGAAAGATTTCAGGCAGGAAACAACCTTCGGCCTGTGGATGAAACAAATTGTTGTTCACCGCTCTATCAACCTGCTTCGAAAGCGCAAGCTTGAACTGGTGGAAATGGAGAGCGAACAACTGGAAAACATAGCCGATGACCCGGGGTTTGACGATGAAGAAATACAATACCAGGTAGAAGAGGTGAAGCGCGCCATACAGCTGCTGCCCGAAGGTTACCGGGTGGTATTATCGCTCTACCTGCTGGAAGGTTACGACCATGAAGAGATTGGACAGATATTAAAAATTAACGAAAATACATCAAGGACCCAGTTTTTAAGAGCAAAACGAAAACTGACCGAAATATTAAAACAGAGAGGAAAAGTAGCATGAGCAAGCGATTAGAAGATTTCATTCATGATAACCGGGATGGTTTTGATGAACTGGAGCCAAGAGCAGCTTTATGGGACAATATTGAAAGCAGACTAACTTTTACGGAGGAAGAGGCGCCAAAAAAGCGGGAAGCCAAAACCTTCTCACTTGGCTTCGTATTACGAGTGGCCGCCATGATCATTATGGTAATGGGCGTAGGTTTCGTATTCTACCTGAGAAGCGCAAGAACAACAGGAGGCGTTAACCTGGCAGCCATTAACCCCGAGTATGCCAAACAGCAGGTTAAATATGCATCGCTGGTAAAAGCAAAAAGATCAGAATTGAACCTGATTGCAAAATCAGACCCTCAGTTATATAAAGAGTTTAGCGGCGAGATCGCTAAAATGGATTCTACCTATAAAAAGCTAACAAGTGAGTTAAAAACCAGCCCTAACCAGGAGCGTGTGTTACGAGCAATGATCCGGAACTTGCAGATACAGACCGAGGTTTTAAACCAGCAGTTACAAGTTATTGAACAATACAATCAAGTTAAAAGTCAAGATGAAAGCAAAAATATTTAATACGGCCCTTATAACAGCAATGTGCTTATTTGGAGGAGGCATGGCCTTCGCACAGGGCTCGGCCGTTGCTAAACCTGCCACACCGGCTACCCCGGCAGACCCTTATACCAACAGTGCCGATGCTAATCAAAGCAAAGATTACACTGATAAAATGCATAAGCTGCAGGACCAGATGCGCGACCTGCAAAAGCAAATGAACAGCATCCGCGTTGAAGAATTCAAAAAGACCGAACTGGCCATGCGCGAGGCCAGTAAGAAGTTAAAGAAAAGCTCGAAAAGTTTAAGCTATACATATGAAGATAATGTATCGGGCCTAAACAAAAGCCTGGGCGTACTGTCGAACAGCGGTTCAAATAGCGTAACCATTGTAAATGGCAACGACGATTATATCGCCAAAAAGATCCAAAGCGGCGATGCTGCGGAGAAGATTAAGAACTACAGCAAGACCTACAGTGTTGATGGCAACGATAAACTACAGATCGAGAATAAATTTGGCC
Coding sequences within:
- a CDS encoding TonB-dependent receptor encodes the protein MVQLSTKSYHFLIYLLAIVLCFATGFSYAQTAKGTVKGKVFNAEGKPADNVTVTLKSTNSATVTGEDGIFSLKAAAGTYKLVISHVGMLTKEIDVNVTAGKTTVVNDLTIDLNSSGLQEVTVNGSKVNRFKRKLSTDVAKMPLNNLENAQSYTSISRELLTEQNIFTADDAVKNVSGLQKMWDATGRGGDGGAYYTLRGFVVQTQLRNGVAGNVTNAIDAINLDRIEVIKGPSATLFGSSLTSYGGLINRVTKQPFEGTAGEVTYTGGSYGLNRVSADVNTPLDPQKKVLFRLNTAYTDQNSFQDNGFSKNVAIAPSLLYKVNDRLTIEAEAELFYGRNALNTIYFFPYQNTIAQLGASRADELGIDYKRSYFDKSLTQRTRSANYLGQVNYKISKEWTSQTNFSSVNSFSNGYGPYFYLLPNKQISREDQSTQNSKATTTEIQQNFNGDFKIGKMRNRIVVGLDYLNVNSNQLFLSTAYDIAPLQSSTFNYNTFNTATLGAVYAGGGASKYPYMYSSSTYSSYVSDVLNITDRLIASAALRIDRFDFDGNKDATTGAKTGAYKQTAYSPKFGLIYQVVKDHVSLFSNYQNGFTNKPGVDFNSNPFKPEHANQIEGGVKLDVFDGKLSSTLSYYDIKVDNILRTDLAHPNFQIQSGTQVSKGFEAEVIANPVTGVNVVAGFAYNDSKYKNVSDDVDGLRPGTAGSPYTANLWVSYRFQAAKIKGLGVGFGGNYASDNKVVNSVSQGVFILPQYTILNSTVFYDKGVYRIGLSCNNLTNKEYYTGYSSVNPQMLRQYLASFAFRF
- a CDS encoding RNA polymerase sigma factor, with amino-acid sequence MEAVYIDKHYSLVAECKQGSKKACYELYRLYSKAMLNVAYRIVGNIEEAEDVLQESFVDAFNKLKDFRQETTFGLWMKQIVVHRSINLLRKRKLELVEMESEQLENIADDPGFDDEEIQYQVEEVKRAIQLLPEGYRVVLSLYLLEGYDHEEIGQILKINENTSRTQFLRAKRKLTEILKQRGKVA
- a CDS encoding PepSY-associated TM helix domain-containing protein; its protein translation is MTVFKKTILFLHRWLGFITGLVVFIVSVTGCIYCFQDEIQDALYSYRHVEASAKPYLTPSVLKQKALSKYPGATANYIYYYGKTRPAAVLVNSKKDGFLAAYYNPYTGEYLHSEIYAKNFFVIVEYIHLYLLLPPKIGGMIVGISVLIFVAIMITGIILWWPKRKSDRKRSFTIKWGAKWRRVNYDLHNVLGFYSTAIAIILAITGVSMTFDWVREGIYRAGNLGKGYAIEKTFPKSDSLNKAKAVNYPVIDHALLYAQEHSATAQMFLVNDDQSAAGTVGITAYPQSMHFDHTDNYYFERYTGKLLLVTPNAKKSIGMKLNDMNYDVHVGQILGLTGKIIAFLASLICATLPITGFIIWLGKRKKPKTKKVRHAIDRRTKHHLA
- a CDS encoding ATP-binding protein; amino-acid sequence: MENKIFKIAVVGPESTGKSTMSKYLADYFNTVWVPEFARGYCENLTGDYTWQDEINMFYGQLQLEKELEPQANKLLICDTTFITVKIWSDQLFGKSPQEVLDELPKHPYDLYLLLNIDLAWEDDPLRDFPNMREHFMDVWHKELQALNARYVVISGTGADRYANAVSAVGDFLNSFR